From one Triticum urartu cultivar G1812 chromosome 3, Tu2.1, whole genome shotgun sequence genomic stretch:
- the LOC125542722 gene encoding uncharacterized protein LOC125542722, which produces MVLGKIAIVIGSGIIGTMVTGGDGSKLPDLRDVLSFSFKFMKQDKKEGSSNASPQNDLLLSQVNYLRDQLQALSREAQCPQIINVNGGPGAGAYGLTFIAVGAIGYLYIRWKGWKISDMMFVTKRGLADACNVVGKQLDQVSESVHASKKHLAGRIDRVDCSLDECHEIIEATGKEVTVIHGDLSAFQEEIQSVHHVVRTLETKLGRLAYTQDHTTRGIHELCEFTKRLDRSPKADTLKVTASTPLPAIESSEGITRTASLPSGSEPVSPVAQSPRADPPKVLRSSTAISASGLSMLAGTTAIPKRAVINRATSMKEGVPTPEAPKDTSSTAATLKRPVSSSSRFGFLRGFAS; this is translated from the exons ATGGTGCTCGGCAAGATCGCCATCGTCATCGGCTCAG GGATCATCGGAACCATGGTCACCGGCGGCGACGGCAGCAAGCTTCCGGACCTCAGGGACGTGCTCTCCTTCTCCTTCAAG TTCATGAAGCAGGACAAGAAGGAAGGCTCGTCCAACGCCTCGCCGCAGAACGACCTCTTGTTGTCTCAG GTCAACTATCTCAGGGATCAGCTCCAAGCATTGTCCCGTGAGGCTCAATGCCCGCAGATTATCAATGTCAATGGCGGACCAG GCGCTGGTGCTTATGGTTTAACTTTTATTGCTGTTGGAGCCATTGGCTATTTATACATAAGATGGAAG GGATGGAAAATTTCTGATATGATGTTTGTCACCAAGCGTGGCTTGGCTGATGCCTGCAACGTAGTTGGCAAACAATTGGATCAGGTTTCGGAAAGTGTTCAT GCTTCAAAAAAGCATTTGGCTGGAAGGATCGACCGAGTCGATTGTAGTCTAGATGAATGCCACGAAATTATTGAAGCCACAGGGAAAGAG GTTACAGTAATACATGGAGATCTAAGTGCCTTTCAGGAGGAAATACAATCAGTTCACCATGTTGTCCGCACTCTG GAGACAAAGCTTGGACGCCTTGCATATACTCAA GATCACACAACACGAGGAATACATGAGTTATGTGAGTTCACTAAAAGATTGGATCGGAGTCCGAAAGCCGATACTCTTAAG GTCACAGCATCAACTCCTCTCCCTGCAATCGAGTCTTCAGAAGGAATTACTAGG ACTGCTTCGTTGCCGTCAGGTTCAGAACCCGTGTCTCCTGTAGCTCAATCACCTAGAGCAGATCCACCTAAG GTTCTGCGTTCGTCTACAGCCATATCAGCATCAGGACTGAGTATGCTAGCTGGAACTACAGCAATACCTAAAAGG GCTGTGATCAACCGGGCAACTTCGATGAAGGAAGGAGTGCCGACCCCCGAGGCGCCAAAGGACACTTCAAGCACAGCAGCAACACTCAAGAGACCTGTTTCGAGTTCGAGCCGGTTCGGTTTCCTGCGGGGTTTCGCCAGCTGA